In Molothrus ater isolate BHLD 08-10-18 breed brown headed cowbird chromosome 19, BPBGC_Mater_1.1, whole genome shotgun sequence, a single genomic region encodes these proteins:
- the SDK2 gene encoding protein sidekick-2 isoform X1 translates to MTAGWAAPGIDFLSPGYFQLLRYMITSLDRTHAGFYRCIVRNRMGALLQRQTEVQVAYMGSFEDSEAQQSVSHGEAAVIPAPRIASFPQPQVTWFRDGRKISPSSRVAITLENTLVILSTVAPDAGRYYVQAVNDKNGDNKTSQPITLTVANVGGPADPIAPTIIVPPKNTSVVAGTSEVTMECVANARPLIKLHIIWKKDGVPVSSGISDYSRRLTILHPTLSDSGFYECQAVLRSSSVPAVTAGAFLSVLEPPQFIREPERHITAEMEKVVAIPCQAKGVPPPEMAWYKDAALLQLEKLSRFQLLQDGSLQISGLLPDDTGMFQCFARNAAGEVQTTTYLAVTSIAPNITRGPQDSTVIDGMAVILNCETSGAPRPAITWQKGERVLASGSVQLPRFTLLESGSLLVSPAHLPDAGTYTCLATNSRGVDEASADLVVWARTRITDPPQDQSVIKGTKAVMSCGVTHDPSVDVRYVWEKDGAPLGPESGPRVRLDEVGTLHISQTWSGDIGTYTCKVISAGGNDSRSAHLRVRQLPHAPESPVAALSPQEKRAINLTWAKPFDGNSPLLRYVVEVSENNAPWTVLLASVDPEVTSVTVRGLVPARSYQFRLCAVNDVGRGQFSKDTERVSLPEEPPSAPPQNVIASGRTNQSIMIQWQPPPESHQNGVLKGYIIRYCLAGLPVGYQFKNITNAEVNNLLLEDLIIWTNYEIEVAAYNSAGLGVYSMKVTEWTLQGVPTVPPGNVQAEATNSTTIRFTWNPPSPQFINGINQGYKLIAWEPEHEDEATVVTVRPNFQDSVHVGYVPGLRKFAEYLTSVLCFTTPGDGPRSPPQLVRTHEDVPGPVGHLSFSDILDTSLKVSWQEPLEKNGILTGYRISWEEYNRTNTRVTHYLPNVTLEYRVTGLTALTTYTIEVAAMTSKGQGQLSSSTISSGVPPELPGAPTNLGISNIGPRSVTIQFRPGYDGKTSISRWQVEAQVGQNGEAGEWGLVHQLANEPDTRSMEVPNLKPYTYYSFRMRQVNIVGTSPPSLPSRRIQTLQAPPDMAPANVTLRTASETSLWLRWMPLLEQEYNGSPDSVGYRIRYARADGRGQPALQLIRDRVEREFTIEDLQEWTEYRVQVQAFNAIGPGPWSPPVLGRTRESVPSSGPSNVSAVATSSSSLLVRWSDISEADCNGLILGYKVLYKEKGSEARARFWLAEGNASHSAQLTGLAKYTLYEIRVLAFTRMGDGVPSRPPVLERTLDDVPGPPVGLLFPEVRTTLVRLIWQPPAAPNGVILAYQVSHRLNTSAVTAAAVEVLDASARQFTATGLQPEATYLFRVTAQSRKGWGEPAEALVVTTEKRARPQPPGKPLAQQEEVRARSVLLSWEPGSDGLSPVRYYTVQSRELPDGEWALHSSPVSHNATAFVVDRLKPFTSYKFRVKATNDIGDSEYSEESESLTTLQAAPEEAPTILSITPHTTTSVLIRWQPPAEDKINGILLGFRLRYRELLHDSLRGFALRGLGHPGATPVYAVHNLSEVSLTQYELDNLSKHRRYEIRMSVYNAVGEGPPSPPQEVFVGEAVPTAAPRNVAVQAVTATQLDVTWEPPPVESQNGDIQGYKIHFWEEQRQNQSTRVKTLFLPETGVKLKNLTGYTYYWVSVAAFNAAGDGPRSVPVKARTQQAAPSAPGSIRFSELTTTSVNVSWEPPPLPNGVLEGYRLVYEPCTPVDGVSKIVTVDVKGSSPLWMKVKDLAEGVTYRFRIRARTFAYGPDVEANITTGPGEGAPGPPGEPFISRYGSAITIHWSSGDPGQGPITRYVIEARPSDEGLWDILIKDIPKEVTSYTFSMDILKQGVSYDFRVIAVNDYGYGTPSTPSPSVSAQKTNPFYEEWWFLVVIALVGLIFILLLVFVLIIRGQSKKYSKKSDSGNSSKAAALSHGEMVSLDEGSFPALELNNRRLSVKNSFCRKNGIYTRSPPRPSPGSLHYSDEDVTKYNDLIPAESSSLTEKPSEVSDSQGSDSEYEVDPGHQKAHSFVNHYISDPTYYNSWRRQQKGISRAQAYSYTESDSGEPEHTPLSNSASTQQGSLFRPKASRTPTPQTPGNAPSSQPGTLYRPPSSLAPGSRAPIAGFSSFV, encoded by the exons ATGACTGCGGGCTGGGCTGCGCCGGGAATTGATTTCCTTTCTCCGGGCTATTTTCAGCTGCTGAG GTACATGATCACCTCGCTGGACCGCACCCACGCCGGCTTCTACCGCTGCATCGTCCGCAACCGCATGGGAGCGCTGCTGCAGCGCCAGACCGAGGTGCAGGTGGCCT ACATGGGGAGCTTTGAGGACAGCGAGGCGCAGCAGAGCGTGTCCCACGGCGAGGCGGCCGTCATCCCTGCGCCCCGCATCGCCagcttcccacagccccaggtcACCTGGTTCCGCGATGGACGGAAGATCTCCCCCAGCAGCCGCGT AGCCATCACGCTGGAGAACACCCTGGTGATCCTGTCCACGGTGGCGCCGGACGCGGGGCGTTACTACGTGCAGGCGGTCAATGACAAGAACGGGGACAACAAGACAAGCCAGCCCATCACCCTGACGGTGGCCA ATGTGGGTGGCCCAGCTGATCCCATCGCACCCACCATCATTGTCCCTCCCAAAAACACCAGCGTGGTGGCCGGGACCTCGGAGGTGACCATGGAGTGTGTGGCCAACGCCAG GCCACTGATCAAGCTGCACATCATCTGGAAGAAGGACGGGGTGCCTGTGTCCAGCGGGATCAGCGACTACAGCCGGCGGCTGACCATCCTGCACCCCACCCTGAGCGACAGCGGCTTCTAcgagtgccaggctgtgctgcgCAGCAGCAGCGTCCCCGCCGTGACTGCCGGCGCCttcctgtctgtgctgg AGCCCCCTCAGTTCATCAGGGAGCCGGAGAGGCACATCACAGCCGAGATGGAGAAGGTGGTGGCCATCCCCTGCCAAGCCAAGG GTGTCCCTCCTCCTGAGATGGCCTGGTACAAGGAcgctgccctcctgcagctggagaagctgtcccgtttccagctgctgcaggatggcagCCTGCAGATCAGCGGGCTGCTCCCTGATGACACCGGAATGTTCCAGTGCTTCGCCCGCAACGCAGCCGGCGAGGTGCAGACCACCACGTACCTGGCCGTGACCA GCATCGCCCCCAACATCACGCGGGGTCCCCAGGACAGCACAGTGATCGATGGCATGGCCGTCATCCTCAACTGCGAGACCTCGGGGGCGCCGCGCCCGGCCATCACCTGGCAGAAAG gggaGCGGGTCCTGGCCAGCGGCTCGGTGCAGCTGCCCCGTTTCACCCTGCTGGAGTCAGGCAGCCTCCTGGTGAGCCCCGCACACCTGCCCGACGCTGGCACCTACACCTGCCTGGCCACCAACTCCCGCGGCGTGGACGAGGCCTCTGCCGACCTGGTGGTCTGGG CAAGGACACGGATCACAGACCCGCCACAGGACCAGAGTGTCATCAAGGGCACCAAGGCTGTCATGAGCTGCGGGGTCACCCATGACCCCAGTGTGGACGTCAG GTACGTCTGGGAGAAGGATGGGGCTCCACTGGGCCCTGAGAGCGGCCCCCGGGTGCGCCTGGACGAGGTGGGCACCCTGCACATCTCCCAGACCTGGTCGGGTGACATCGGCACCTACACCTGCAAGGTGATCTCGGCCGGGGGCAACGACTCTCGCAGCGCCCACCTCCGTGTCCG GCAGCTCCCCCACGCCCCCGAGAGCCCTGTGGCCGCCCTGAGCCCGCAGGAGAAACGGGCCATCAACCTCACCTGGGCCAAGCCCTTCGACGGCAACAGTCCCCTGCTCCGCTACGTCGTGGAGGTCTCCGAGAACA ACGCGCCCTGGACCGTGCTGCTGGCCAGCGTGGACCCCGAGGTGACATCGGTGACAGTGCGGGGCTTGGTGCCCGCTCGCTCCTACCAGTTCCGCCTGTGTGCTGTGAACGACGTGGGCAGGGGACAGTTCAGCAAGGACACGGAGAG ggtgtccctgcccgaGGAGCCGCCCTCTGCGCCCCCCCAGAACGTCATCGCCAGCGGCCGCACCAACCAGTCCATCATGATCCAGTGGCAGCCGCCCCCCGAGAGCCACCAGAACGGGGTCCTCAAGGGCTACATCATCCG GTACTGCCTGGCCGGGCTGCCCGTGGGGTACCAGTTCAAGAACATCACCAACGCCGAGGTCAACAACCTCCTCCTGGAGGACCTCATCATCTGGACCAACTACGAGATCGAGGTGGCCGCCTACAACAGCGCTGGCCTGGGGGTCTACAGCATGAAGGTGACAGAGTGGACGCTGCAGGGAG TGCCCACGGTGCCTCCAGGGAATGTGCAGGCTGAGGCCACCAACTCCACCACCATCCGCTTCACCTGgaacccccccagcccccagtTCATCAACGGCATCAACCAGGGCTACAAG CTCATCGCCTGGGAGCCGGAGCACGAGGACGAGGCCACGGTGGTGACGGTGCGGCCCAACTTCCAGGACAGCGTGCACGTGGGCTACGTGCCGGGGCTGCGCAAGTTCGCCGAGTACCTGACCTCGGTGCTGTGCTTCACCACGCCCGGGGACGGCCCGCGCAGCCCCCCTCAGCTGGTGCGCACCCACGAGGACG TGCCTGGCCCCGTGGGACACCTGAGCTTCAGTGACATCCTGGATACGTCCCTGAAGGTCAGCTGGCAGGAGCCGCTGGAGAAGAATGGGATCCTGACGG GGTACCGGATCTCCTGGGAGGAGTACAACCGCACCAACACGCGGGTGACGCACTACCTGCCCAACGTCACCCTGGAGTACCGCGTCACCGGCCTCACTGCTCTCACCACCTACACCATCGAGGTGGCCGCCATGACCTccaagggacagggacagctctcctCCTCCACCATCTCCTCAGGGGTCCCCCCAG agctCCCCGGTGCCCCCACCAACCTGGGCATCTCCAACATCGGCCCCCGCTCCGTCACCATCCAGTTTCGCCCGGGTTACGATGGCAAAACCTCCATCTCCCGCTGGCAGGTGGAGGCACAG GTGGGCCAGAACGGCGAGGCCGGCGAGTGGGGGCTCGTGCACCAGCTGGCCAACGAGCCCGACACCCGCTCCATGGAGGTGCCCAACCTGAAGCCCTACACCTACTACAG cTTCCGCATGCGGCAGGTGAACATCGTGGGCACCAGCccccccagcctgccctccaGGAGGATCCAGACCCTCCAGGCCCCCCCGGACATGGCCCCTGCCAACGTCACCCTGAGGACGGCCAGTGAGACCAGCCTGTGGCTGCGCTGGATG cccctcctggagcaggagtACAACGGGAGCCCCGATTCGGTGGGCTACAGGATCCGGTATGCGCGGGCGGACGGGCGGGGGCAGCCGGCGCTGCAGCTGATCCGTGACCGCGTGGAGAGGGAATTCACCATCGAGGACCTGCAGGAGTGGACCGAGTACCGGGTGCAGGTCCAGGCCTTCAACGCCATCGGCCCCGGGCCCTGGAGCCCCCCGGTGCTGGGGCGCACCCGGGAGTCAG TGCCCTCCTCTGGCCCCAGCAATGTGTCAGCAGTGgccacctcctccagcagcctgctggTCCGATGGAGTGACATTTCTGAGGCTGACTGCAACGGGCTCATCCTGGGCTACAAG GTGCTGTACAAGGAGAAGGGTTCGGAGGCACGTGCCCGGTTCTGGCTGGCAGAGGGCAATGCCTCCCACAGTGCCCAGCTCACCGGGCTGGCCAAGTACACCCTGTACGAGATCCGGGTGCTGGCCTTCACCAGGATGGGCGATGGTGTCCCCAGCCGGCCTCCTGTCCTCGAGAGGACACTGGATGATG TGCCCGGGCCCCCCGTGGGGCTCCTCTTTCCTGAAGTGAGGACCACCTTGGTGAGGCTCATCTGGCAGCCCCCGGCAGCCCCCAACGGCGTCATCCTGG CCTACCAGGTCAGCCACCGCCTGAACACCTCGGCGGTGACCGCGGCCGCCGTGGAGGTGCTGGATGCCAGCGCCCGGCAGTTCACGGCCACCGGCCTGCAGCCCGAGGCCACCTACCTGTTCCGTGTCACCGCGCAGAGCCGCAAGGGCTGGGGCGAGCCGGCCGAAGCGCTGGTGGTCACCACCGAGAAGAGAG cccggccGCAGCCCCCCGGGAAGCCGCTGGCGCAGCAGGAGGAGGTGCGGGCGCGGAGcgtgctgctgtcctgggagcCGGGCAGCGATGGGCTCTCCCCCGTGCGCTACTACACCGTGCAGAGCCGCGAGCTGCCCGACGGAGAATGGGCCCTGCACTCCTCCCCCGTCAGCCACAACGCCACCGCCTTCGTCGTGGacag gctgaAACCCTTCACCTCCTACAAGTTCCGTGTGAAGGCCACAAACGACATCGGGGACAGCGAGTACAGCGAGGAGTCGGAGTCCCTGACCACCCTGCAGGCAG cccccgAGGAGGCTCCCACCATCCTCTCCATCACTCCCCACACCACCACGTCGGTGCTCATCCGCTGGCAG cccccggcTGAGGACAAGATCAACGGGATCCTGCTGGGCTTCCGGCTGCGCTACCGGGAGCTGCTGCACGACAGCCTGAGGGGCTTCGCCCTGCGCGGCCTCGGCCACCCCGGCGCCACCC CTGTCTATGCCGTGCACAACCTCAGCGAGGTGTCCCTCACCCAGTACGAGCTGGACA ACCTGAGCAAGCACCGGCGCTATGAGATCCGGATGAGCGTCTACAACGCCGTGGGCGAgggaccccccagccccccccagGAGGTGTTTGTGGGGGAAGCAG tgCCCACCGCAGCGCCCCGGAACGTGGCCGTGCAGGCGGTGACGGCCACGCAGCTGGATGTCACCTGGGAGCCGCCCCCCGTGGAGAGCCAGAACGGCGACATCCAGGGCTACAAG ATCCACTTCTGGGAGGAGCAGCGGCAGAACCAGAGCACGAGGGTCAAGACCCTTTTCCTGCCTGAGACTGGCGTGAAGCTGAAGAACCTGACGGGCTACACCTACTACTGGGTCAGCGTGGCCGCCTTCAACGCGGCAGGTGACGGGCCCCGCAGCGTCCCCGTGAAGGCACGGACACAGCAGGCAG CCCCCAGCGCTCCCGGCTCCATCCGCTTCAGCGAGCTGACCACCACCTCGGTGAACGTGTCCTGGGAGCCACCTCCGCTGCCCAACGGCGTCCTCGAGGGCTACAGGCTGGTCTACGAGCCCTGCACGCCCGTGGATG gtgtcagCAAGATCGTGACGGTGGATGTGAAGGGGAGCAGCCCGCTGTGGATGAAGGTCAAGGACCTGGCTGAGGGTGTCACCTACCGCTTCCGAATCCGGGCCAGAACCTTCGCCTACGGGCCGGACGTCGAGGCCAACATCACCACGGGGCCTGGGGAAG GTGCCCCCGGCCCCCCTGGAGAGCCCTTCATCTCCCGCTATGGCTCGGCCATCACCATCCACTGGTCCAGTGGGGACCCTGGCCAAGGTCCCATCACCAGATACGTCATCGAGGCCCGGCCCTCAG ATGAGGGGCTCTGGGACATCCTCATCAAAGACATCCCCAAGGAGGTGACCTCCTACACCTTCAGCATGGACATCCTCAAGCAGGGGGTCAGCTACGACTTCCGAGTCATTGCTGTGAATGACTACGGCTAcggcacccccagcaccccttCCCCCTCCGTGTCAG cccagaaAACCAACCCCTTCTATGAGGAGTGGTGGTTCCTGGTGGTCATTGCCCTGGTGGGGctcatcttcatcctcctcctcgtcTTCGTGCTCATCATCCGCGGGCAGAGCAAGAAATACTCCAAGAAGTCGGACTCAG GGAACAGCTCCAAGGCTGCCGCCCTGAGCCACGGTGAGATGGTGAGCCTGGATGAGGGCAGCTTCCCCGCCCTGGAGCTCAACAACCGCCGCCTGTCGGTCAAGAATTCCTTCTGCAGGAAGAACGGCATCTACACCCG gtccccgccccggcccagccccggcagccTGCACTACTCGGACGAGGACGTGACCAAGTACAACGACCTGATCCCCGCCgagagcagcagcctgaccGAGAAACCCTCCGAGGTCTCCGACTCCCAG GGCAGCGACAGCGAGTACGAGGTGGACCCCGGGCACCAGAAGGCACATTCCTTTGTCAACCACTACATCAGCGACCCCACCTACTACAACTCCTGGCGGCGGCAGCAGAAGGGCATCTCCCGTGCTCAGGCTTACAGCTACACTGAGAGCGACTCGGGCGAGCCCGAGCACACCCCGCTGTCCAACAGCGCCTCCACgcagcagggcagcctgttccgccccaaagccagcaggacTCCCACCCCCCAGACCCCCGGCAACgcccccagcagccagcccgGGACCCTGTACCGCCCGCCCAGCAGCCTGGCCCCCGGCTCCAGAGCCCCCATCGCTGGCTTCTCCTCTTTCGTTTGA